In a single window of the Halobaculum lipolyticum genome:
- a CDS encoding preprotein translocase subunit SecD → MSAWDTVKDNWRVVLLVAMLVLSTVFLFAPGIGGASGGATANGTANGSTGGPVAESGGITNLQYGLELSGGTRIRAPLAGVHASGVDFGGQNASAVEERVAGELSGIDVTDVTARPAGVYTQQDVTQETAVVEVASDNVTTDELAGALDAGGYAYGELHDGVSEVTLQQAVVVLRSKVNEAGLSGGSVRTVESGGQSFVLIEVPNEDRSEVVDLVDSRGTVQIVVYHPVQENDSTTYVNTTAIRQEQFQSVGTAQQDDTGSSFVSVSVREDAAPEVQRTFVDTQVAQPGGSECRFESNPQSTEPCILVVRDGQVVSSFGMDGGLANSMQTGEWANNPTFILTTGSGQQAFERAQEVSVDLRAGALPAPLALDEGTTTTVTASQGESFRTDSLIIGVLAVLTVAGVVFVRYGRPQVAAPMVVTALSEVVVLLGFAAFIRYPLDLSVIAGFIAVIGTGVDDLVIIADEVMSEGDVNSRRVFESRFRKAFWVIGAAAATTIIAMSPLAVLSLGDLQGFAIFTILGVLVGVLVTRPAYGDILRVLLTDR, encoded by the coding sequence ATGAGCGCCTGGGACACCGTCAAGGACAACTGGCGGGTCGTCCTGCTCGTCGCGATGCTGGTGCTGTCGACGGTGTTCCTGTTCGCGCCCGGCATCGGCGGCGCCTCCGGCGGCGCGACCGCGAACGGGACGGCGAACGGGTCGACCGGCGGTCCCGTCGCCGAGTCGGGCGGTATCACCAACCTCCAGTACGGGCTGGAACTGTCCGGCGGCACGCGCATCCGCGCGCCGTTGGCGGGCGTCCACGCCAGCGGCGTCGACTTCGGCGGGCAGAACGCCTCCGCCGTCGAGGAGCGCGTGGCCGGCGAGTTGTCCGGTATCGACGTGACCGACGTGACCGCGCGTCCCGCGGGCGTGTACACCCAACAGGACGTGACACAGGAGACCGCGGTCGTCGAGGTGGCGTCCGACAACGTCACGACCGACGAACTCGCGGGCGCGCTCGACGCCGGCGGCTACGCCTACGGGGAGCTACACGACGGCGTCTCCGAGGTGACGCTCCAACAGGCGGTCGTCGTCCTCCGGTCGAAGGTGAACGAAGCCGGACTGTCGGGCGGGTCCGTGCGGACCGTCGAGAGCGGCGGGCAGAGCTTCGTGCTCATCGAGGTGCCCAACGAGGACCGCTCGGAGGTCGTCGATCTGGTCGACTCGCGCGGGACGGTCCAGATCGTCGTCTACCACCCGGTTCAGGAGAACGACTCGACGACGTACGTCAACACCACGGCGATCAGACAAGAGCAGTTCCAGAGCGTCGGGACCGCCCAACAGGACGACACCGGGAGCTCGTTCGTCTCGGTGTCCGTCCGCGAGGACGCCGCCCCCGAGGTGCAGCGGACGTTCGTCGACACGCAGGTCGCCCAGCCCGGCGGGAGCGAGTGCCGGTTCGAGTCGAACCCGCAGTCGACCGAGCCGTGTATCCTCGTCGTGCGCGACGGACAGGTCGTCTCCTCGTTCGGCATGGACGGCGGGCTGGCCAATTCCATGCAGACGGGCGAGTGGGCGAACAACCCGACGTTCATCCTGACCACCGGCTCGGGGCAGCAGGCGTTCGAGCGCGCTCAGGAGGTCTCGGTCGACCTGCGCGCCGGCGCGCTCCCCGCGCCGCTGGCGCTCGACGAGGGGACGACGACCACCGTCACCGCCTCGCAGGGTGAGTCGTTCCGCACCGACTCGCTGATCATCGGGGTGCTCGCGGTGCTCACCGTCGCCGGCGTCGTGTTCGTCCGCTACGGCCGCCCGCAGGTCGCCGCGCCGATGGTCGTCACCGCGTTGTCGGAGGTGGTCGTGCTCCTCGGGTTCGCGGCGTTCATCCGCTACCCGCTCGACCTCTCGGTCATCGCCGGCTTCATCGCCGTCATCGGCACCGGGGTCGACGACCTCGTGATCATCGCCGACGAGGTGATGAGCGAGGGCGACGTGAACTCCCGCCGCGTCTTCGAGTCGCGCTTCCGCAAGGCGTTCTGGGTCATCGGCGCCGCCGCCGCGACGACCATCATCGCCATGTCGCCGCTCGCGGTGCTGTCGCTGGGCGACCTCCAAGGCTTCGCCATCTTCACGATCCTCGGCGTCCTCGTCGGCGTGCTGGTCACGCGGCCCGCCTACGGGGACATCCTCCGCGTGCTGCTGACCGACCGCTGA
- a CDS encoding peptidase: MTLLCTGYEPFGDHDTNPSGETAAALDGRTVADHEVVGRTLPVAFDRAGDEVAALIDEHDPAAVVATGLAAGRTAVCVERVAINVADTVGVPDNDGADPVDEPLDPGGVDARLSTLPVRETVEACLDAGVPARVSNTAGTHLCNGVLYRALALLAGTDVPAGFLHLPATPAQAAATAREGEAARGASVRASLPRELDERAVELAFETALADRE, translated from the coding sequence ATGACGCTGTTGTGCACCGGCTACGAGCCGTTCGGCGACCACGACACCAACCCCTCGGGGGAGACGGCCGCGGCCCTCGACGGCCGGACGGTCGCGGACCACGAGGTCGTGGGCCGAACCCTGCCGGTCGCGTTCGACCGCGCCGGCGACGAAGTGGCCGCCCTGATCGACGAACACGACCCCGCGGCGGTCGTCGCGACCGGGCTCGCGGCCGGCCGGACGGCCGTCTGCGTCGAGCGCGTGGCGATCAACGTCGCCGACACGGTCGGCGTCCCGGACAACGACGGCGCGGACCCGGTCGACGAGCCGCTCGACCCCGGCGGCGTCGACGCCCGCCTGTCGACGCTGCCCGTCCGCGAGACGGTCGAGGCGTGTCTCGACGCCGGCGTCCCGGCGCGGGTGTCGAACACCGCGGGCACCCACCTCTGCAACGGGGTCCTCTACCGGGCGCTCGCGCTGCTCGCGGGGACGGACGTGCCGGCCGGGTTCCTCCACCTCCCGGCGACGCCGGCGCAGGCGGCCGCCACGGCTCGCGAGGGCGAGGCCGCGCGGGGCGCCAGTGTGCGGGCGAGCCTCCCCCGGGAACTCGACGAGCGGGCGGTCGAACTCGCGTTCGAGACGGCGCTGGCCGACCGGGAGTGA
- a CDS encoding DUF5812 family protein, translating to MTDRDPDDSQLDAVRDALADATGDTGPADPGDGEKDATFLVTHADDDSAVLRDVASGQVHALSSNPGVDEGEAVEGVVAPDPPMNVSWQLVEVHERRVIPVEESEEPPTQQSLDAAADQPVGDLTRTERAGTGELHVVTVPEADTADAVADVLADADTARARAARLGVNRVEVRSAPGVVVVRYMP from the coding sequence ATGACCGACCGAGATCCCGACGACTCGCAGTTGGACGCGGTGCGCGACGCGCTCGCGGATGCGACCGGCGACACCGGCCCGGCCGACCCCGGCGACGGCGAGAAGGACGCCACGTTCCTCGTCACGCACGCGGACGACGACTCGGCCGTCCTGCGCGACGTCGCCTCCGGGCAGGTCCACGCGCTCTCGTCGAACCCCGGCGTCGACGAGGGGGAAGCCGTCGAGGGCGTCGTCGCCCCCGACCCGCCGATGAACGTGTCGTGGCAACTCGTCGAGGTCCACGAGCGCCGCGTCATCCCCGTCGAGGAGAGCGAGGAACCGCCGACCCAGCAGTCGCTCGACGCCGCCGCCGACCAGCCCGTCGGCGACCTCACGCGCACCGAGCGCGCCGGCACCGGGGAACTCCACGTCGTCACCGTCCCGGAAGCCGACACCGCCGACGCCGTCGCCGACGTGCTCGCCGACGCCGACACCGCCCGCGCCCGCGCCGCCCGCCTCGGCGTGAACCGGGTGGAGGTCCGCTCGGCGCCCGGCGTCGTCGTCGTCCGGTACATGCCCTGA
- a CDS encoding DUF2250 domain-containing protein, whose translation MPRPTDLSDADERVLRHLHDAGADYPALVAANTGLHIPLVERRIATLEDRGYVEAATGERIYRITEPGRRALAGDPPVARPTADGDGPEETVADGGTPSPEAE comes from the coding sequence ATGCCCCGACCGACCGATCTCTCAGATGCCGACGAGCGCGTACTCCGCCACCTGCACGACGCGGGGGCGGACTACCCGGCGCTCGTGGCGGCGAACACGGGGCTACACATCCCGCTCGTCGAACGCCGGATCGCGACGCTGGAGGACCGCGGCTACGTCGAGGCCGCCACCGGCGAACGGATCTACCGGATCACCGAGCCGGGACGCCGGGCGCTCGCGGGCGACCCGCCCGTCGCGAGACCCACGGCCGACGGGGACGGTCCCGAGGAGACCGTCGCCGACGGCGGCACCCCCTCGCCCGAAGCGGAGTAG
- a CDS encoding helix-turn-helix domain-containing protein codes for MSTEPGARGERSMREVTLKIKHNGQPECEVSERYPEVTMRSVSSMTGRRTERKRIIEVSGDPDEVAAFIDDFRESEPVIAAEAVTPLGESTVFVALTVDAEQWDSIAEQFAELGVHYRMGTIITGGWERWTLYLDDDDDLPAIIAAVEDRGNDVTLVRQVEMDQMEPSSRFETVGALHDLTDRQRQTLGTAIRLGYYGHEKRAGIEDIANALGIGTTTAWEHLARAEGKVMADLGDFLGGDE; via the coding sequence ATGTCGACGGAGCCGGGTGCGAGGGGCGAGCGCTCGATGCGCGAAGTGACGCTGAAGATCAAACACAACGGGCAACCGGAGTGTGAAGTGTCCGAGCGGTACCCGGAAGTGACGATGCGGTCGGTGTCGTCGATGACCGGACGGCGGACGGAACGCAAGCGGATCATCGAGGTGAGCGGCGACCCCGACGAGGTGGCGGCGTTCATCGACGACTTCCGCGAGTCGGAGCCGGTCATCGCCGCGGAGGCGGTGACGCCGCTGGGGGAGTCGACCGTGTTCGTCGCGCTGACGGTCGACGCCGAGCAGTGGGACTCCATCGCCGAGCAGTTCGCCGAACTCGGCGTCCACTACCGGATGGGGACGATCATCACCGGCGGGTGGGAGCGGTGGACGCTGTACCTCGACGACGACGACGACCTCCCGGCGATCATCGCCGCCGTCGAGGACCGCGGCAACGACGTCACGCTCGTCCGGCAGGTGGAGATGGACCAGATGGAGCCGTCCTCGCGCTTCGAGACGGTCGGCGCCCTCCACGACCTGACCGACCGCCAGCGCCAGACGCTGGGGACGGCGATCCGGCTGGGCTACTACGGTCACGAGAAGCGCGCCGGCATCGAGGACATCGCGAACGCCCTCGGCATCGGAACCACGACCGCGTGGGAACACCTCGCGCGTGCGGAGGGGAAAGTGATGGCCGACCTCGGCGACTTCCTCGGCGGCGACGAGTGA
- a CDS encoding transcription initiation factor IIB produces MTTTRRERERTDEQDAEHVDPDEVDEDDLVRTNDGELIHEPTGLIIEEDNVDRGPEWRAFNATERDRKSRVGSPMTQTIHDKGLTTSIDWRNRDASGRQLSAEKRSRMERLRTWQERIRTQDAGERNLQFALSEIERMSSAQGVPKSVREVASMIYRRALQEDLIRGRSIEAMATASLYAGCRQEGIPRSLDDFVRVARVERREIARAYRYISGELKLALKPVDPAEHVPRFCSKLGLPEGVKRRATRIVDETTAQGLHAGKSPTGYAAAAIYLASMLSDEKRTQSEIADVADVTVVTVRNRYKEQMDAVDPGSL; encoded by the coding sequence GTGACCACGACCCGACGCGAACGGGAGCGAACCGACGAACAGGACGCCGAACACGTCGACCCCGACGAGGTCGACGAGGACGACCTCGTGCGCACGAACGACGGCGAGTTGATCCACGAGCCGACGGGGCTCATCATCGAGGAGGACAACGTCGACCGCGGCCCGGAGTGGCGCGCGTTCAACGCGACCGAGCGCGACCGCAAGAGCCGCGTCGGGTCGCCGATGACCCAGACGATACACGACAAAGGTCTCACCACCAGCATCGACTGGCGCAACCGCGACGCGAGCGGCCGCCAGCTGTCGGCGGAGAAGCGGTCCCGGATGGAGCGGCTGCGCACGTGGCAAGAGCGCATCCGCACGCAGGACGCCGGCGAGCGCAACCTCCAGTTCGCGCTCTCGGAGATCGAACGGATGTCCTCGGCACAGGGCGTGCCGAAGTCCGTCCGCGAGGTCGCCTCGATGATCTACCGCCGCGCGCTGCAGGAGGACCTCATCCGCGGGCGCTCCATCGAGGCGATGGCGACGGCGAGCCTCTACGCCGGCTGCCGGCAGGAGGGGATCCCCCGCTCGCTGGACGACTTCGTGCGCGTCGCCCGCGTCGAGCGCCGCGAGATCGCTCGGGCGTACCGCTACATCTCCGGCGAACTGAAGCTGGCGCTGAAGCCGGTCGACCCCGCAGAGCACGTCCCGCGGTTCTGTTCGAAGCTCGGGCTGCCCGAGGGCGTCAAACGCCGCGCGACCCGGATCGTCGACGAGACGACCGCGCAGGGGCTCCACGCCGGCAAGTCGCCGACGGGGTACGCCGCCGCGGCCATCTACCTCGCGTCGATGCTGTCCGACGAGAAGCGGACCCAGTCGGAGATCGCCGACGTCGCCGACGTGACGGTCGTCACCGTCCGCAACCGCTACAAAGAGCAGATGGACGCCGTCGACCCCGGCTCGCTGTAA
- the rnhB gene encoding ribonuclease HII produces the protein MLGADEAGKGPVLGPMVAGAVRADPAAIPDAVDDSKRLTPARREDLDAALRDDDRVACAVAHVDVARIDAPDTDMNRLTVAGQAEALAQVARDGDRAVVDAGDTSESRFARRVADAVAAGADDSPGASVDVTAEHGADESYPVVAAASVVAKVERDRVVAELDERYRDRGYDGIGSGYPSDPATRDFLREYVAREGDLPDCARRSWSTCDDVLAANAQSALDEF, from the coding sequence ATGCTCGGCGCAGACGAGGCGGGCAAGGGACCGGTGCTCGGCCCGATGGTCGCCGGCGCCGTCCGCGCCGACCCCGCGGCGATCCCGGACGCCGTCGACGACTCCAAACGGCTCACCCCCGCGCGACGCGAGGACCTCGACGCAGCCCTCCGCGACGACGACCGCGTCGCGTGCGCGGTCGCCCACGTCGACGTCGCCCGCATCGACGCGCCCGACACGGACATGAACAGGCTCACCGTCGCCGGACAGGCCGAGGCGCTCGCGCAGGTCGCCCGCGACGGCGACCGCGCGGTCGTCGACGCCGGCGACACCAGCGAGTCCCGGTTCGCCCGCCGCGTCGCCGACGCGGTCGCGGCGGGCGCGGACGACTCTCCCGGCGCGAGCGTCGACGTGACGGCCGAACACGGCGCCGACGAGTCGTACCCGGTCGTCGCCGCCGCGAGCGTCGTCGCGAAGGTCGAACGCGACCGCGTCGTCGCCGAACTCGACGAGCGGTACCGCGACCGCGGCTACGACGGGATCGGGTCGGGCTACCCCTCCGACCCGGCCACGCGCGACTTCCTGCGGGAGTACGTCGCCCGCGAGGGCGACCTCCCCGACTGCGCACGCCGGTCGTGGAGCACCTGCGACGACGTGCTCGCGGCGAACGCGCAGTCGGCGCTGGACGAGTTCTGA
- a CDS encoding histidine kinase, translating into MVLDAQFDTLASAGPADRRLAVLRRDGASPLDAMLSRLFADQPVSVDADAAVDADAAARDDDVAVLVGDGEVLATSPLSALERAILLVNSDLYTTGTRHLDDADLPSVLTELADVPFRLRGYPLAHKEKLLLIAMSRQIELRAHRAGRGELRSSFQKLSRIDDEVGTRRTYGRLAASGVDLHVYGEPDWDPERSLGATVHAGYGDGYSDSWFVVFDPPADAVGPHTTPAALLALEERSRVWRGIWTFRPDAVSELAAVIRREL; encoded by the coding sequence ATGGTACTGGACGCCCAGTTCGACACGCTCGCGTCCGCGGGGCCGGCCGACAGACGGCTGGCGGTGCTCCGTCGCGACGGCGCCAGCCCGCTGGACGCGATGTTGAGCCGGCTGTTCGCCGACCAGCCGGTGTCGGTCGACGCCGACGCCGCCGTCGACGCCGACGCGGCCGCCCGCGACGACGACGTGGCCGTGCTCGTCGGGGACGGCGAGGTGTTGGCGACGTCGCCGCTTTCGGCGCTCGAACGGGCGATCCTCCTCGTCAACTCCGACCTGTACACGACGGGCACCCGCCACCTCGACGACGCCGACCTCCCGTCGGTGCTGACGGAGTTGGCGGACGTCCCGTTCCGGCTCCGGGGGTACCCGCTCGCGCACAAAGAGAAGCTCCTCCTGATCGCGATGAGCCGCCAGATCGAGTTGCGCGCCCACCGGGCGGGGCGGGGCGAACTCCGCTCGTCGTTCCAGAAGCTGTCGCGGATCGACGACGAGGTGGGGACACGACGGACGTACGGCCGCCTCGCCGCCTCCGGTGTCGACCTCCACGTGTACGGCGAACCGGACTGGGACCCCGAGCGGTCGCTCGGCGCGACCGTCCACGCCGGCTACGGCGACGGCTACAGCGACTCGTGGTTCGTGGTGTTCGACCCGCCGGCGGACGCGGTCGGTCCCCACACGACGCCGGCGGCGCTGCTCGCGCTGGAGGAGCGGTCGCGCGTCTGGCGGGGGATCTGGACGTTCCGTCCGGACGCCGTCTCGGAGTTGGCGGCGGTCATCCGACGGGAACTGTAG
- a CDS encoding tRNA pseudouridine(54/55) synthase Pus10 → MTDTDADAVAAGDADTSGEDGDGGDFDDVLAAARALLASGPLCDHCLGRPFAERSFGLGNHERGHGLRVAVALADDTDFEPGAAGDCWVCEGVFERVDEFAERAADAVADYEYATYQVGTRVPPLAEENDRLLREDAGMDPDAGEPLRKELNREVGKRVGQVTGTAVDFDRPHVQFLLDVDADRVEATVNSAHVYGRYRKLERDIPQTEWPCSDCRGSGRQGREACDTCDGSGYLYPESVQQLTAPVVEDVMEGVDSTFHGAGREDVDALMLGTGRPFVIEVDEPRRREIDVRRLESDVNAFADGKVEVEGLRLCSHEMVARVKELDATKRYRAAVEFGADVTEDDLAEAVAELDGATVEQYTPNRVDHRRASMTRTRVAHEVTGELDDARHATVEVHGDGGLYIKELISGDEGRTEPSLAGLLGVDATVTALDVLSVEGEDEAFEQPEFFLEDGRGDGDSDHVASDDGDGDGDEE, encoded by the coding sequence ATGACCGACACCGACGCCGACGCCGTCGCCGCGGGCGACGCCGACACGTCCGGGGAGGACGGCGACGGCGGCGACTTCGACGACGTGCTCGCGGCGGCCCGTGCGCTGCTGGCGAGCGGGCCGCTGTGCGACCACTGTCTGGGCCGTCCGTTCGCCGAGCGCTCGTTCGGCCTCGGCAACCACGAGCGCGGCCACGGCCTCCGGGTCGCCGTCGCGCTGGCGGACGACACGGACTTCGAGCCGGGCGCGGCCGGCGACTGCTGGGTGTGTGAGGGCGTGTTCGAGCGCGTCGACGAGTTCGCCGAGCGCGCCGCCGACGCCGTCGCCGACTACGAGTACGCCACCTACCAGGTCGGCACGCGCGTCCCGCCGCTCGCGGAGGAGAACGACCGCCTGCTGCGCGAGGACGCCGGCATGGACCCCGACGCGGGCGAACCGCTCCGCAAGGAACTCAACCGCGAGGTGGGCAAGCGCGTCGGGCAGGTGACCGGCACCGCCGTCGACTTCGACCGCCCGCACGTGCAGTTCCTCCTCGACGTCGACGCCGACCGCGTGGAGGCGACGGTCAACTCCGCGCACGTGTACGGCCGCTACCGGAAACTGGAGCGCGACATCCCGCAGACGGAGTGGCCCTGCTCGGACTGTCGCGGCTCCGGCCGACAGGGCCGTGAGGCCTGCGACACCTGCGACGGCTCGGGCTACCTCTACCCCGAGAGCGTCCAGCAGTTGACCGCGCCGGTCGTGGAGGACGTGATGGAGGGCGTCGACTCCACCTTCCACGGGGCCGGCCGCGAGGACGTGGACGCGCTGATGCTCGGCACCGGCCGCCCGTTCGTGATCGAGGTCGATGAGCCGCGCCGGCGCGAGATCGACGTACGGCGGCTCGAATCGGACGTCAACGCCTTCGCCGACGGGAAAGTCGAGGTGGAGGGCCTGCGTCTGTGTTCCCACGAGATGGTCGCCCGCGTGAAGGAACTCGACGCGACGAAGCGCTACCGCGCCGCGGTCGAGTTCGGCGCCGACGTGACCGAAGACGACCTCGCGGAGGCGGTCGCCGAGTTGGACGGCGCGACCGTCGAGCAGTACACCCCCAACCGCGTCGACCACCGGCGGGCGTCGATGACGCGGACGCGGGTCGCCCACGAGGTGACCGGCGAACTAGACGACGCTCGCCACGCGACCGTCGAGGTCCACGGCGACGGCGGCCTGTACATCAAAGAGCTGATCAGCGGCGACGAGGGCCGCACGGAGCCGAGCCTCGCGGGACTGCTCGGCGTCGACGCGACGGTGACGGCGCTGGACGTGCTGAGCGTCGAGGGCGAGGACGAGGCGTTCGAGCAGCCCGAGTTCTTCTTGGAGGACGGTCGCGGGGACGGTGACAGCGACCACGTTGCCAGCGACGACGGCGACGGCGACGGCGACGAGGAGTAA
- a CDS encoding M28 family metallopeptidase, whose amino-acid sequence MRLPNAAVGDAQTSGFGWDVLTDLVDVGSRMAGQEGERRGAEVVRDAFERAGARDARIEEFEVPGWWRGSSSLTVHEPHERVHDGQQDVLSLPGCPSGEATGRVVDVGDGTYEEFEARADELDGAVAMASSDTPEEVDRWIHRMEKYVNAADHGAVAFVFRNHLDGSLPPTGEVGYHERPGPIPAVGVSREVGERLARYAETGCEATVAVDCRNEATTSVNVEAEVGPDTEEAVLLTAHVDAHDVADGANDNGAGSALVAEVGRILARDDVELDTRVRLVTFGAEEIGLWGAYHCAETSDLDDVACVVNLDGACSSRTLRVGTNGFEAMGAVFRAVTSDLDTALSTDDTISPHGDQWAFVQEGVPATMTSTASTQSGRGWGHTHADTLDKLDSRDLRDVAVQVAEAVARFASDGVETPHKSREAMREAIDAGYEQELRMGGRWPYDDAA is encoded by the coding sequence ATGAGACTGCCCAACGCGGCGGTGGGCGACGCACAGACGAGCGGGTTCGGGTGGGACGTCCTCACCGACCTCGTCGACGTCGGGAGCCGGATGGCCGGTCAGGAGGGCGAACGACGGGGGGCCGAGGTCGTCCGCGACGCCTTCGAGCGCGCGGGCGCCCGCGACGCCCGGATCGAGGAGTTCGAGGTCCCCGGCTGGTGGCGCGGGTCGTCGTCGCTGACGGTCCACGAGCCCCACGAGCGCGTCCACGACGGGCAACAGGACGTGCTCTCGCTCCCGGGCTGTCCGTCGGGCGAGGCGACCGGCCGGGTCGTCGACGTCGGCGACGGCACCTACGAGGAGTTCGAGGCGCGCGCCGACGAACTGGACGGCGCCGTCGCGATGGCGTCCTCGGACACGCCCGAGGAGGTCGACCGCTGGATCCACCGGATGGAGAAGTACGTCAACGCCGCCGACCACGGCGCCGTCGCGTTCGTGTTCCGCAACCACCTCGACGGCTCGCTCCCGCCGACGGGCGAGGTCGGCTACCACGAGCGCCCCGGTCCCATCCCGGCGGTCGGCGTCTCCCGTGAGGTCGGCGAGCGGCTCGCGCGCTACGCGGAGACCGGCTGCGAGGCGACCGTCGCCGTGGACTGCCGCAACGAGGCGACCACGTCGGTGAACGTCGAGGCGGAGGTCGGACCGGACACCGAGGAGGCCGTGTTGCTCACCGCCCACGTCGACGCCCACGACGTCGCCGACGGCGCCAACGACAACGGCGCCGGCTCCGCGCTCGTCGCCGAGGTCGGGCGGATCCTCGCGCGCGACGACGTCGAGTTGGACACGCGCGTGCGGCTGGTCACCTTCGGCGCCGAGGAGATCGGACTGTGGGGCGCCTACCACTGCGCGGAGACGAGCGATCTGGACGACGTGGCCTGCGTCGTCAACCTCGACGGCGCGTGTAGCTCGCGGACCCTCCGGGTCGGCACCAACGGCTTCGAGGCGATGGGCGCGGTGTTCCGGGCGGTGACGAGCGACCTCGACACGGCTCTGTCGACGGACGACACCATCTCCCCCCACGGCGACCAGTGGGCGTTCGTGCAGGAGGGCGTCCCGGCGACGATGACGTCGACCGCCTCGACGCAGTCGGGCCGGGGGTGGGGCCACACCCACGCCGACACGCTCGACAAACTGGACTCGCGGGACCTCCGCGACGTGGCCGTGCAGGTCGCGGAGGCGGTCGCGCGCTTCGCGTCGGACGGGGTCGAGACGCCACACAAGAGCCGCGAGGCGATGCGCGAGGCCATCGACGCCGGCTACGAACAGGAACTGCGGATGGGCGGGCGCTGGCCGTACGACGACGCGGCGTAG
- the secF gene encoding protein translocase subunit SecF, with protein sequence MARFEVPEVDYTRYTNRQLAAVPLAVLAVALLVIGGFYATTGAPVDPGLDFTGGTELRLGIDAPQEQAREQIDGAFAATPDSVQRIQGENVYVVTFEASEATAGELEAQAEGAGFTVRSVDSVSASFGSGTQTQALLGVAAAFLGMAALVFAMFRTFVPSIAVVASAFSDIVIPVALMNLLGIELTLGTVAALLMLIGYSVDSDILLNNHVLRRSGDFYESTHRAMRTGVTMTLTSLAAMAVMAVIASLFGIGLLSSIGIILVFGLAADLMNTYLLNVSLLRWYKYEGVAR encoded by the coding sequence ATGGCTCGATTCGAGGTACCGGAGGTCGATTACACCCGGTACACCAACCGGCAACTCGCCGCGGTCCCGCTCGCGGTGTTGGCCGTCGCCCTCCTCGTCATCGGCGGGTTCTACGCGACGACGGGCGCGCCGGTCGACCCGGGGCTGGACTTCACCGGCGGGACGGAACTCCGGCTGGGCATCGACGCGCCGCAGGAGCAGGCGCGCGAACAGATCGACGGCGCGTTCGCCGCGACGCCCGACTCCGTCCAACGGATCCAGGGCGAGAACGTGTACGTCGTCACCTTCGAGGCGTCCGAGGCGACCGCCGGCGAACTGGAGGCACAGGCCGAGGGGGCCGGCTTCACCGTCCGCTCGGTCGACTCCGTCTCCGCCTCGTTCGGCTCGGGGACGCAGACGCAGGCGCTGCTCGGGGTCGCCGCGGCGTTCCTCGGGATGGCGGCGCTGGTGTTCGCGATGTTCCGGACGTTCGTCCCCAGCATCGCCGTCGTCGCCTCGGCGTTCTCCGACATCGTGATCCCGGTGGCGCTGATGAACCTGCTCGGGATCGAACTCACGCTCGGGACCGTCGCGGCGCTGCTGATGCTGATCGGCTACTCCGTCGACTCCGACATCCTGCTCAACAACCACGTCCTCCGGCGGTCGGGCGACTTCTACGAGTCCACCCACCGCGCGATGCGCACCGGCGTCACGATGACGCTCACGTCGCTGGCGGCGATGGCCGTGATGGCCGTCATCGCCTCGCTGTTCGGCATCGGCCTGCTCTCCAGCATCGGGATCATCCTGGTGTTCGGGCTGGCGGCCGACCTGATGAACACGTACCTGCTGAACGTGTCGCTGCTTCGCTGGTACAAGTACGAGGGGGTGGCCCGATGA